The nucleotide sequence TGAACTCGGCACAATCTTTTCTGGCTCCGGTGTCGTGGATTGGAAGAATACCGGTGGTTTTCAGACCAGTGATGAGGCGGTGCTTGTCAACTTTTATACATCTGCGGGGAACCATGCCCCAGAACCTGTCCCGTTTACGCAGAGTATCGCCTATAGCAACGACCGCGGGCGGAGTTGGATAAAATATGAAGGCAACCCTGTCATTGAGCATATCGTCGCAAGCAATCGTGACCCGAAGGTAATTTGGCACGAACCTACGCAGAAATGGGTGATGGCACTCTATCTTGATAAGAATGATTACACCCTGTTCGGTTCAACAAATCTTAAGGAGTGGACGCGGTTATCTGACCTGGAGATTCCCGATACAGAATGCCCTGATATTTTTGAACTTGCTGTCGATGGTGATCCGGATAATATGAAGTGGGTCTTTTGGGGGGCAGCAGGAAAGTATTACGTTGGCAACTTCGACGGAACCACCTTTACGCCGGAAGGCGATGCGCATCGTGCTGACTATGGTGCCAATTTTTACGCAGCACAGACATGGAGCGACGTGCCAGAATCCGATGGCAGACGCATTCAAATCGCTTGGATGAGCGGTAGCAATCCGCCAGACATGCCATTCAACCAACAGATGAGCTTTCCATGTAACTTAACCCTTCGGACAACTGCAGAAGGTATCCGTCTTCATCGAGAACCGGTCGCGGAAATTGAAAACATCCATACCTATACGCACGCGTGGAGCGATCTAACGCTTACACCAGGGGAAGATCCACTTGCAGGTTTGACGGGTGAATTGTTTGACATTCGCGCTGAAATAGCACTCAACGATGCCAGTGCTGTCGGCTTCAAAATTCGCGGACAAGACGTGCGTTATGATGTCGCTGAACAACAACTGACCTTCCTTGAGAGAAGTGGTCCGTTGTCGCCACAAGATGGAAATATCCGTCTGCAAATTCTGGTGGATCGCATCTCTATCGAGGCGTTTGGTAACGACGGTGAATTGTCAATGACTTCGTATTTCCTTCCAGATGTAGATAACGCGGATATTGGCGTTTACGCCGAGGGTGCGGACGCGACTTTGGTATCACTGAAGGTGCATGAGTTGAAATCGTCGTGGGTGTGATTTGGCTGTCAGTAGTCAGCCGTCAATAGATGAGGTTTCAAACCTCATCAGCGAGGATGGAATAGCAGATAATAGCGGGGTTTGAAACCCCGCTATATTGAAGTCGGAAAAAATGCATTAAACGCTAAAGGATTCGCCGCAACCACATGTGTTTTTAGCACTCGGATTGGTTATTTTAAAGCCAGAATCCATTAACCCGTCGTTATAGTCGAGTTCGGAGCCAGCGAGATAGAGTGTGCTACGCGGATCAATGAAAACTTTTAATCCGTGGAATTCAAACACTTTATCGGTATCCTTAGCGGGACCAAATTCAAGGTTATATTGGAAACCGGAGCATCCACCACCGACAACTTGCATCCGCAAGCCGAGTTCGGATTCAGCTGGAGCTTCACTATTACTAATAAGTGTGATTGCTTTTTGTGC is from Candidatus Poribacteria bacterium and encodes:
- a CDS encoding glycoside hydrolase family 32 protein, which produces MIQTAYKETYRPQFHFTPKTNWTNDPNGLIHYKGEYHLFFQHNPSGINWGNMTWGHAVSQDLVHWKQLPHAIHPDELGTIFSGSGVVDWKNTGGFQTSDEAVLVNFYTSAGNHAPEPVPFTQSIAYSNDRGRSWIKYEGNPVIEHIVASNRDPKVIWHEPTQKWVMALYLDKNDYTLFGSTNLKEWTRLSDLEIPDTECPDIFELAVDGDPDNMKWVFWGAAGKYYVGNFDGTTFTPEGDAHRADYGANFYAAQTWSDVPESDGRRIQIAWMSGSNPPDMPFNQQMSFPCNLTLRTTAEGIRLHREPVAEIENIHTYTHAWSDLTLTPGEDPLAGLTGELFDIRAEIALNDASAVGFKIRGQDVRYDVAEQQLTFLERSGPLSPQDGNIRLQILVDRISIEAFGNDGELSMTSYFLPDVDNADIGVYAEGADATLVSLKVHELKSSWV
- a CDS encoding iron-sulfur cluster assembly accessory protein; its protein translation is MISVTESAAQKAITLISNSEAPAESELGLRMQVVGGGCSGFQYNLEFGPAKDTDKVFEFHGLKVFIDPRSTLYLAGSELDYNDGLMDSGFKITNPSAKNTCGCGESFSV